One region of Kwoniella newhampshirensis strain CBS 13917 chromosome 6, whole genome shotgun sequence genomic DNA includes:
- a CDS encoding glucose-6-phosphate dehydrogenase, translating into MADSKRGSIPSMEAAGDALTEETIVVVLGASGDLAKKKTFPALFALFAQDLLPKNIHIVGYARTKMDKDEFHKRETQYIKGDDAKIKEFQEISSYISGAYDEDSGFQELLKHVEELEGDREKPNRVFYMALPPSVFTTVAKGLKKNCYSDKGANRIIIEKPFGKDLESCRQMMSDLKSEWSENETYRIDHYLGKEMIKNMLVLRFGNVFLDASFNKHFVSNVQITFKEPFGTEGRGGYFDEFGIIRDVCQNLLRCIPPIERKDVLLGQYVGNGDKPGYLEDDTVPKGSVCPTFAAMTLWVNNPRWEGVPFIMKAGKDEAVYLKMNSKLPGFVTRAVPTELDLTYKKRFTDFSIPQAYEALILDAFKGDHSNFVRDDELDVAWKIFTPILHWIDGKAGVGRLTSASL; encoded by the exons ATGGCCGACTCCAAGCGAGGTTCCATTCCTTCCATGGAAGCAGCCGGTGATGCTTTGACCGAAGAgaccatcgtcgtcgtcctcggtGCAAGCGGTGATCTcgcaaagaagaagacttTCCCTGCTCTCTTCGCGCTCTTCGCTCAGGATCTCCTCCCCAAGAATATCCACATCGTCGGATACGCTAGGACCA agatggacaaggacgaATTTCACAAGAGGGAGACCCAGTACATCAAAGGTGATGAtgccaagatcaaggagtTCCAGGAGATCTCATCCTACATCTCCGGCGCTTATGACGAGGACTCGGGATTCCAGGAACTTCTCAAGCATGTCGAGGAGCTTGAGGGAGATAGGGAAAAGCCCAATCGAGTCTTCTACATGGCTCTCCCCCCATCTGTATTCACCACCGTCGCAAAGGGCTTGAAGAAGAACTGTTACTCGGACAAAGGGGCGAACCGAATCATCATTGAGAAGCCCTTCGGCAAGGATCTTGAGTCTTGCAGACAGATGATGTCGGATTTGAAGTCGGAGTGGTCAGAGAATGAGACCTACAGAATCGACCACTACCTTGgcaaggagatgatcaagaacATGCTCGTCTTGCGCTTCGGTAATGTCTTCCTCGACGCCTCATTTAACAAACACTTTGTCAGCAATGTTCAAATCACGTTTAAGGAGCCGTTCGGAACAGAGGGACGAGGCGGTTACTTCGATGAATTCGGCATCATCCGTGACGTTTGTCAAAACC TCCTCAGATGTATCCCCCCCATCGAGCGTAAGGATGTTCTGCTCGGTCAGTATGTCGGCAACGGCGACAAGCCTGGTTACCTCGAGGACGACACTGTTCCCAAGGGTTCAGTTTGCCCTACGTTTGCTGCCATGACATTGTGGGTCAACAACCCTCGCTGGGAAGGTGTTCCCTTCATCATGAAGGCAggcaaag ATGAGGCAGTCTACCTTAAGATGAACTCCAAACTTCCCGGCTTCGTTACTAGGGCTGTCCCCACCGAACTCGACCTTACCTACAAAAAGAGATTCACCGACTTCTCTATCCCCCAAGCGTATGAGgctctcatcctcgacgcTTTCAAGGGCGATCACTCAAACTTTGTGCGTGATGACGAATTGGACGTGGCGTGGAAGATCTTCACCCCCATCCTCCACTGGATCGATGGCAAGG CGGGCGTCGGACGATTA ACATCGGCTAGCCTATGA
- a CDS encoding ADP-ribosylation factor produces the protein MGLSISKLLSGLFGKKEMRILMVGLDAAGKTTILYKLKLGFNVETVEYKNISFTVWDVGGQDKIRPLWRHYFQNTQGIIFVVDSNDRERIIEAREELQRMLNEDELKDALLLVFANKQDLPNAMNAAEITDKLGLHSLRQRLWYIQAACATSGDGLYEGLEWLSTNLRKPAM, from the exons ATGGgtctctccatctcaaAACTCCTCAGTGGTCTCTttggcaagaaggagatgc GAATCCTCATGGTCGGTCTCGATGCCGCCGGTAAAACAACCATTCTGtacaagctcaagctcg GCTTCAACGTCGAGACGGTCGAGTACAAGAACATTTCATTCACAGTGTGGGATGTCGGAGGTCAAGACAAGATCCGACCTCTCTGGAGGCATT ACTTCCAAAACACTCAAGGAATCATCTTCGTGGTCGACTCTAACGACCGAGAGCGTATCATCGAGGCTCGTGAGGAGT TGCAACGGATGTtgaatgaggatgagttGAAGGACGCTTTACTTCTCGTGTTTGCCAACAAGCAG GATCTTCCCAACGCCATGAATGCTGCCGAAATCACCGACAAGCTTGGTCTTCACTCCCTTCGACAACGACTGTGGTACATTCAAGCTGCATGTGCTACTTCTGGTGATGGTCTCTACGAGGGTCTTGAATGG CTCTCCACCAACCTCAGGAAACCTGCCATGTAA